Proteins from a genomic interval of Xiphophorus maculatus strain JP 163 A chromosome 7, X_maculatus-5.0-male, whole genome shotgun sequence:
- the LOC102222627 gene encoding gamma-crystallin M3-like produces the protein MGKIIFYEDRNFQGRSYECMSDCADMSSFLSRCHSCRVESGCFIGYDRPNYIGNQYIFRRGEYADYMSMMGMRDCIRSCRMIPMYRGSYRMRIYERENFGGQMYELMDDCDSIMDRYRMSDCMSCHVMDGHWLMYEQPHYRGRMMYMKPGEYRSFREMGYGGTRFMSMRRMVDM, from the exons ATGGGGAAG ATAATTTTTTATGAGGACAGAAACTTCCAAGGTCGCTCATATGAGTGCATGAGCGACTGTGCCGATATGTCCTCCTTCCTGAGCAGGTGTCACTCCTGCAGGGTGGAGAGCGGCTGCTTTATTGGGTATGATCGTCCCAACTACATAGGAAACCAGTATATTTTCAGAAGGGGCGAGTATGCTGACTACATGAGCATGATGGGCATGAGAGACTGCATCAGGTCTTGCCGTATGATCCCCATG tACAGGGGATCCTACAGGATGAGGATCTACGAGAGGGAGAACTTTGGTGGTCAGATGTATGAGCTGATGGATGACTGTGACTCCATCATGGACCGATACCGCATGTCTGACTGCATGTCCTGCCATGTGATGGATGGTCACTGGCTTATGTACGAGCAGCCGCACTACAGAGGCAGGATGATGTACATGAAGCCTGGAGAGTACAGGAGCTTCAGGGAGATGGGATATGGAGGCACACGATTCATGAGCATGAGGCGTATGGTGGACATGTAA